The following coding sequences are from one Dermacentor andersoni chromosome 5, qqDerAnde1_hic_scaffold, whole genome shotgun sequence window:
- the LOC126531406 gene encoding uncharacterized protein, with translation MASHRTCVLLPALFLVCWMESALGSNLNSSLCNGLCLKTMHAALFCEVAFEAPPCNAGTELCCGEVRHPGALRTTDDESVSLGKPVWSARVNNYQGSARETNNAYLNILKLILTAYLRAAVASEYKAIADKPTPANSTERYDPTWPEENDIFKTESPIYASKKTSTTPSTTSSSGVQLAPSHSFDGNVYSQGHAASQGTLPSHNGSFSRNSTLAPLAQSAPPTASIPNTEDVETSSEKLTYPCPGSCMSTYFTWFCERTSTEYGCSDGRVCCLPTTTTPPPEIVVPACTGTCIIPQLTGLCKKPARLLLKTTTCSGSYICCSETPRLW, from the exons ATGGCTAGCCACAGAACCTGCGTGTTGCTCCCTGCGCTGTTCCTCGTTTGCTGGATGGAGAGTGCATTAGGAA GTAATCTCAACAGCAGCCTTTGCAACGGGCTTTGTCTCAAGACTATGCACGCAGCATTGTTCTGTGAAGTCGCTTTCGAAGCCCCACCATGCAATGCAGGAACCGAGTTGTGCTGTGGTGAAGTCAGACACCCTGGAGCACTGCGGACAACGGACGACGAGTCAGTTTCATTGGGAAAACCAGTGTGGTCGGCTAGGGTCAACAATTATCAAGGCAGCGCGCGCGAGACCAACAACGCGTACCTGAACATCCTAAAGCTGATCTTGACTGCATATCTCAGAGCGGCTGTGGCTTCGGAGTACAAAGCTATCGCGGACAAGCCAACGCCTGCCAACTCAACGGAACGATACGATCCTACTTGGCCGGAAGAAAACGACATCTTCAAAACAGAGTCACCTATATACGCTTCCAAAAAAACTTCCACTACGCCTTCCACCACAAGCTCCAGCGGGGTTCAACTGGCACCCTCACATTCATTCGACGGGAATGTCTACTCTCAAGGACACGCGGCTTCTCAAGGCACTCTGCCTTCACACAACGGCTCTTTCTCTAGAAACTCTACACTGGCTCCTTTGGCTCAGAGCGCACCCCCGACAGCATCGATACCAAATACAGAAGACGTCGAAACATCATCGGAGAAGCTGACATACCCGTGTCCAGGAAGCTGCATGTCGACCTACTTCACGTGGTTTTGCGAGAGAACGAGCACGGAATACGGGTGCTCGGATGGAAGGGTTTGCTGCCTGCCCACCACGACAACGCCCCCGCCCGAGATTGTCGTGCCTGCGTGTACTGGCACCTGCATCATCCCGCAGCTCACTGGTCTCTGCAAGAAGCCTGCTCGCCTGCTGCTCAAGACCACCACGTGCAGCGGAAGCTACATCTGCTGCAGTGAGACGCCGAGACTTTGGTAG